GAAAGCCATTTCGCCTTTTCATTTTTTGGCTTGTCCCAAAAAACGAAACAAAAAAAGACAAGGCTGTGAATAAATTCCTAAAATTCAGCTAGTTACTACACTTAAATCCAAACTCTCCCGATAAGCTACGCTTTCGGGATCAAACAGTGGATTTAAATTCGATTTTCTTACATCTGAATTTCTTAACGGAATTGATTCTAGGCCGATTTAATACCCCAAATTCTATAATATCTTCGCCTTTGTTGGAGTTGTCTCCAACAAACCGCTGAAGTATCAACAACAACCACTGCCTGATTCACAGCTATTCTGCAACTCTGAAAGTTTCACTCTTGGTTTGTCCTTCTTGGCTCCTGGTTTCTCTGCATAAACCGTTACACTAAAGATTCCAGTAGACCCACTTTTAAATTGAGCCAATCCTTCTTCGTCCAAATATTTAGATAAGATATCATCTGGAATGTCAATGGTTTTCTCCTTTTGAATGGTGATGTTAGAAAAACCCTGATCTTCTATAAACCCAAGATATTCCTCCTTCTGAATAGCACCAGACACACAGCCGGCATACATTTCCGCATCGTGTTGGAGGGCTTCTGGCAACTCTCCTACCAATACAATATCAGAGATACTAAAATGTCCTCCTGGCTTGAGCACTCGGAAAATTTCGGCGATGACATTCTTTTTATTGGGAACTAAGTTAAGTACGCAGTTGCTCACGATCACATCGGCAGTATCATCAGCTACAGGCATCTTTTCTATGTCGCCATAGCGGAACTCGACATTGTTGTATCCCAGTTTATCTGAATTAATTCTGGCCTTTTCGATCATCGGCTCTGTAAAGTCAATTCCAATTACTTTACCCGTCTCTCCTGTTTCATGTCTGGCGATGAAACAATCATTACCAGCTCCAGAACCCAAATCAATCACTACATCGCCCTTCTGGATATTAGCAAAAGCGGTAGGCAATCCACATCCCAATGCCAGGTCAGCATCAGCTTCATAGCCATCCACTGCACTATAATCATCCGTCATGATATTATACACTTCCCCAGATGATACTGTAGCCCCACAACAAGACGATGCATTAACAGCCGTTTCTTGCGTGGCTATCTTGGCATATTTGTCCTTTACGATTTGTTTTAATTCTTCTGATGTGCTCATGTCGTTTATATTTATTGTAAAAATACGATAGAGCAAATAAAAAGATTAAGAAACCTTAAAATTTCTATCCGAACATGACAACTATCATAATTTCTAACGTTGCTATCCGCTGACCCATAAGATATTTTCAAGAGGCTACCATTTGATCAAATATTTGAGGAATATTGCAATCGATTTACCAGTGTATGACTAGCAAAAAGAGAAAGAAACCTAATCGTAAAAAACAAGATCAAGCCAGTGGTTTAAGTTTACTGATCAATTGGTCTTTGAGACTCTTGGTCTTTGGATTGGTACTGTTTATTCTATTCTTCAGTGCCATTCATGCGGGCGTATTTGGCCCCATGCCAAGCAATGAAGATCTTGAAAACCTGATCAACTCACAAGCCTCTGAAGTTTATAGTCAGGATGGTGAACTCATAGGCCGGTACTTTCTTGAAAACAGATCGGAGGTTAAACTCGCAGATATTTCACCAGACCTGGCTCACGCCTTAGTAGCCACGGAAGACTCTCGGTTCTATGAACACCGAGGGGTTGATCATCTAGGTATGCTGAGGGTGTTGGTAAAGTCTATCATCCTTGGACAAAATGCCGGTGGTGGCAGTACCATTAGCCAACAATTAGTGAAGAATGTTTTTGGGCGTGAAGACCACGGATGGCTGACGATGCCCGCTGTGAAAGCAAGAGAAGCAGCCATTGCCAATAAACTCAACGAAGTTTATACCAAAGATGAAATCCTCGAACTCTATCTCAACACAGTTTCCTTTGGGGAAGACACTTACGGCATCAAAACGGCTTGTGAGCGTTTCTTCTCTACCTCTCCTGCAGAAATTAAGACAGAACAAGCCGCAGTACTCATTGGCATGCTGAAGGCTCCTCACTCCTACAATCCCAGACTCAACCCCGATCGTTCCAAGATCAGAAGAAATGTAGTGCTGGGTCAAATGGAAAAGGCCGGGTATTTAACCATAGACCAGGCCAATGACCTCAAAGCGCTGCCCTTAGAACTCAACTACAACCGAAGCATCAGCGAAACCTTCTCCGCACAACACCTTACCCAGCACCTCAAACAACGAATTCAAAAATGGTTGGACGAAAATCCAAATGAAGAGGGTGAAAGCTATAACATCGATACCGATGGGTTGAAAATTTACACCACCATAGATTCCCGGATGCAGCAATATGCCCAGGAGGCTGTGATCGCTCATCTGGACCAGCTTCAGAAAACTTTTGACTCCGACCTCAAGCAACAAGGCAAATGGCCTAAAGACATTGACGCTACCTTACAATCTGGCTTTCTAGTGAGCAATCCACATACGGGACACGTACTCGCCTGGGTGGGCGGAAGAGATTTCAAAACCTCCCAATACGATCACATCCTGTCCGAAAGACAGGTAGGTTCCGTTTTCAAACCCATAGTTTATGCCAAAGCGATAGAAGATGGTTATGCCCCCTGTGACTTCATTCCTAATCGACAAATTGAATACACGCAGTATGACGGCTGGACGCCACAAAATGCTGATGGTGATTATAGCGGCAGTTATTCTCTGCTAGGGGGCTTGACCCATTCGATTAATACCATCAGTGTGCAACTGCTGATGGAATCCGGCATCGAAGATGTCATCGAATTTGCTGAAAAGCTGGGCGCAACGAGTGATTTGCCAGAGGTACCTTCTATCGCCTTAGGAGTAGCCAATATGTCCGTACAGGAGATCAGTAAACTGTATATGCCATTCGCCAATGCAGGCTGGCAACACGAGCAAATCATCATCACCCGAATAGAAGATGCCGATGGGCAGGTGATCTTTACCAACGAACTCGAAGCATCCGAACAAGTGGTATCCGAACAGGTAGCGCGACAAATCACCAATATGATGCAATCTGTAACCAATAAAGGTACCGCTCGCCGACTGCGAAGCTGGTACGGCATTCAAGGGCCGATAGCTTCGAAAACCGGCACCACGCAAAACCATGCTGATGGCTGGTTTGTGGGCTATACTCCCGATTGGTTGGGTGTGGTCTGGGTGGGCGCTGACAATCCGGGTTTGCACTTCAGCTCTATTAAAGATGGTCAGGGTGCCAACATGGCTTTGCCGATTTGGTCGAAGTTTTACCAAAAAGTAAAAACTGATCCCGCACTGGCTCAGCAAATGCAAAACGCTTTTCCTTTTGCCAATGACTTAAATTGTGAACTCTACCAAGAAGACAACTTCCTACAAAAGACCTTTAGAAAGAAGCTCAAGAAAAACAAAGACACCGGTCTGGAAGATGAAGACTCAGAAGAAGCCGAAGAAGAACAACCACAAAAGAAGAAAAAGCGGTTTTGGGATATTTTTAAGAAGAAGAAAAAGTGACGGGTGTGTATGAACAATTGTATATCACACATTATGTGTGTTATTTCTCAAAAATAGGAATAACCGATCTCAAAGTACACATTACTTATTCCTAATATCGGTTAAGATTTCTTTAATATCCCTAAGCAAACTCACTACCTCATTCGTATCATGTGTATTACCATCAGTGGCGGTTCTGCTAGATAATTTTTCCCGCTGGGCGAGGACGGCGTCTTTGAAGTCGCTGGCGTCAATGATACCTACCAGCTGCATATCGCTTTTCATGGGATTGCCTTGACTGGCGGTTTCGATCTTTAGAATTTTTAGTTGAAGCAGCTTCAATATTGGGTTTTCTATGAATGTCAGATCCTGAATGTTTTCTAATGGGATGGTCTTCTCCACTTTGAACATTACTCCCTTTTTAAATTGCAAATGATGGGCAGTAAGGGAACAACTCAAACTCTCGTAATATCTCCGACTGATGTATTGGCCCAAACCCAAAAACCATATCGGCAACAGGACAATACCAAACACGGATAAGGTCATAAAAAAAGACACTGTGAGTAACGTATAAAGTTTAATCTTGGGGCTGAATTCTGCTACTTGAAGGGGTGCTGTAGGTTTTGTCATGTTGATTTTAGTTTTTGAGTCGCAGGAAAGTTATAAAACAATAGGTAATAGACCATCCACTTCGTCTTCTTGCATAAATTTAATTCTCCTGTTTTCTTTGATCCCAAAGAACGCCTATCATTGTACTATGCTGTTCAATCGACTCAATATTGGTAATAAACTCGCCCTGACGATGATTGGGTTGCTGCTCATGGTCTCAGCATTTATCTCCTATTTGTTTTACGTTCAGTTCGACTCTGCCCTAAAAGAAAGAGTGCTCTTGCAGCTCTCCTCAGTCAAGCAATTGAAAATCGTAAAAATAAGAAAAGAACTTAACGAGCGGTATGAGGCTTTCAGTCTGCGCTCCAGAAATCCAGACAGTACCGAACCTTCCCCACTTTTCTTCCATGAAGGCATCTACGCCACCGTACCGGATTCACTACTTGGCTATCCGATAAAAACCATGCTCGATGAAGTCGGTGGCCGAATTACTCTGTTTGATCTGACGCAGCATAACCCCTCTCATGAAATCACCATTGGACTTATCACCCAAATTCAAGGCGGTTTTTTGATCGCCTTGGCTGAAGAGCCGGAGATTCAAGGCATTCTGCTCGAACGTACAGGACTAGGACAAACAGGTGAATCCTATATCGTTGGCAGCGATTTTAAGCTTCGAACCAAATCGCGATTTTTAAGAGATAGCCCCAAAAACATTACTGTAAAGTCTGACGGTGTCCTTAGGGCGCTGAACAACGAGCCAGGAGAAGATCTGATCTACGATTACCGTGGCACTCAGGTATTTAGTAGTTATGAAAAAATAGAGCTCAATGGACTGAAGTGGGTCATTCTCACAGAGATCAATCGTCAGGAAGCCTTATTTCCATTAGAGGAACTGAAAAACAATTTGATGATTATGATTCTGGTGATCATCTTCGCCGTGCTCATAGGTTCGTATTATCTTTCGAAAAAAATGGTTAGTCCTATTGTGGAAATGGAGCAGAAACTGATAGACATGTCTAAGGGAATCTTAGACCCTATCAAATCTCCACAAAGCAGAGATGATGAGATTGGACATATGTTCGACGCTTTGAACAAGCTCGTCAATGCTCTCAACGAAACCATCGTCTTTGCGGGTAAGATTGGCGCTGGAAATTTTGATGCCTCCTATCAGTTGCTGAGTGAGGATGACAAATTGGGGCAGGCACTCATGCAAATGAAAGAAAAGCTCCAAGAGTATCATAAAAACGAGCAACGCCTGCTTCTCGAAAACCAAAGATCCATATTGAACGGAGAAGAAGGCGAGCGCTCGAGGTTATCGAAAGAAATGCATGACGGATTAGGCCCGATGCTCACTACCATGAAAATGAGTATCCAATCGGCTGAGCTCTCCGCCCCTACAAAAAAAAGCATACTCAATCATATAGACGAAACGATCAAAGAAGTACGTCGGATGTCCAACAACCTCATGCCGAGTGTACTAGCCGACTTTGGGGCTGGTGAAGCCATTGGCAACCTGGTGGATCAAATCAATAACAGCTCGGATATCAAAATTCGATATAAAAATGACATGCCCAGTGAAGCCAAAATAGACGACTCGATTCAAATCACGCTGTACAGGGTAGCCCAAGAATCGATCAACAACGCCATCAAACACTCTAAGGCCAAAGAAATAAAACTGTCGATTACAGCTTTTGACAATCGAGTGAGTTTCTTTGTATCCGACAACGGTGTAGGATTTGATCCAAAGAAAAACACGAACGGCAACGGGCTTCGTAATATGAAAGAAAGAATTAAGTTAGTCAACGGAACTTTAGATATAGAAACTCAACCTACCGGTACCACCTTAGAAATTGAAATTCCAATCGAATGAGCAAGATCAAAATCATTGTAGCTGACGACCATCAGTTGTTTCGAGAGGGCATCATTGCCTTACTCTCCAAAAATGAATCATTAGATATCATTGGGGAAGCTGCCTCTGCCAGTGAGCTTTTTGAATTGATGGATAAAAATGCACCGCACGTGGTGCTCATGGACATCTCCATGCCTGAAACCAACGGCTTAGACGCTATAAAAACGGCAAGAGATAAATATCCTAAATCAAAATTCATTGTACTCACGATGCATGCTGAAGGGCAATATGTAGTAAAAGCCGTTCGAAATGGCGCATTTGGCTACTTGATCAAGAATGCAGATGAGAACGAACTCATTGCAGCTATAGAAGCTGTGGCGCTAGGCAAAAAGTACTTCAATAGCGAGATTTCAGAACTCATGATCGGCAACATGGCACTCGAAGGCGAGTCGCACAAAAAACTATCCGACCGTGAAATGGAAGTACTCGAACTGGTTTCTGAAGGGCGTACCACCAAGGAAATTGCCGACCAGCTTTTTGTGAGTGCCAGAACTGTAGATACCCATCGAGTGAACATGATGAAAAAACTCAGCGTACAAAACACAGCTGAATTAATCAAAAAAGCAGCTCACTTAAAGCTCATTTGACTCTCCGTATTTATACTGAGCAAAGAATACAAAGATTTGCAGAGCTTTACATTTCAGTTAAAAACCTAAATTAGCATTGAAATTAGGCATAACTTGACTAGTTCCATCTAAACTTTGACGCATGCACATATTCGACATTATTGCTGTACTGATCTTTTTTTCAGGGTTATTCATTTTTGTAAATACCTTTTATCTAAAGCTCCCCTCTTCTATTGGGTTAAGTATTCTGGCTTTATTGCTGTCTTTCATTGTTTTGATTTTTGGAATGGTTTTTCCGGAATTTCATCTCGCGGAGCAGGTCAAGGCTTATGACATGGAAGATGTGCTGGTCAGGTTTGTCCTCAGTGTGATGCTGTTTGCTGGTGCCCTAAACATTGATTTCGGCAAATTGGGAGATCAATTGATTCCCGTGATTGTATTGGCCTTTTTGGGTGTACTCATTTCGACTTTTGTGATTGGTACTCTGATCTATTACTTACTCGATTTTATGAATATTGAATTGAGTTATCTAGGAAGTTTAGTCTTTGGTGCATTGATTTCTTCGACAGACCCTGTCGCCATTACTAAGATTATCCATAGGCATAAATTATCAGTTGAATTAGAAAACAAAATTTCTGGAGAAGCGCTGCTTAATGGAGGTATTGCCATCGTTTTGGCACTTTTCTTTGTGAGCTTGTTTAGAGAGCAAGAAGTCTCAGGCAGTTTGAGTATTGGTAGTTCGATCTGGGTAATGCTTAGAGACTTAGGTGGCGGATTGATTGTAGGATTGTTTTTTGGATGGTTGGGTTATCAGGCCTTGAAGTATATAGACAATGATGAAGCACAAGTTGAAGTGCTTATCACTATGGCATTGGTAATGGTAGGTTCTTATACTGCCAATTATTTCAATGTATCTTCTATGTTAGTAGCGGTGATGTCTGGCTTGGTGATTAGAAACTCAGAAAAAAGCTCGGATGGAGAAAGTGCCGTTGGCTATTATGTATTCAAATTTTGGCAGCTAATGGAAGAATCTCTGGCAGCTATGCTTTTTGTACTCATCGGGTTTGAAATGTTAGTCATTCCATTAAGACTGGACTACTTTGCTGCAGGCTTTTTCGCGCTGAATATTGTACTGTTTGCTCGCTGGATAAGTGTATTTCTGCCTATCAAGCTCTTATCCTCTAGTCATGCCTTTGATAAGGGAACAGTTTCGGTACTTTCCTGGGGGGCACTTCGAGGCGGACTGCCCGTTGCAGTTTCCTTAGCCTTATCTGGGTTCCCGGGTCAGGAGATTATTGTAACGATGACTTATGTTGTAGTTGTCTGCTCTGTCATCTACCAAGGGTTCACCCTTGGACATGTCGTGAGGTCCTATCAATCTCAACAGTTTCAAACCAAATAATTCCAATCACAAAACAATCCATCGTTTTTTGATTGAAAATCAAAATTTTACCTCAATATTTAATATTGATACGGAATTTTATACCATTCTGCTAAAATCCTATTAGCAGTCATCAATTTATTACTTGATACTACCTTCCATAGCATAGAATTTACGGTTTGTAAATCTTTTTATCATTAACCAACAAATCTATGAGAGGTATTTTATCTAGTATAATGATCCTGATAGGGTCATTCATTTTCAACCAGCACGCTTTGATGGCACAGCAACCCGAAGGTATAGGCTGTGGTACATCTAAGGCAATGGAAGAGCTCTATCGAGCCAGGCCAGATGCTCAACAAAAAGCTCAAGAATTCAATCAACTGACCAAATTTTTCAGTCAACAGCAATCGAACCAACGGACAGCTGCTACTTCGTATACCATACCAGTAGTTTTTCATGTTTTTGGTACTGATTTTCTCGGATCTTCGGTGACACAGGCCATCATCGAAGATGCACTTCAAAAGACCAATGAAGACTTCAATGGTTTAAACCACGATTATGGTGACGTTTCTGCTTACTTCAGCGGCAGAAAAGCGACTTTGGATATTGATTTTGTTTTGGCCAAAATTGATCCTAATGGGAATGCAACTACAGGTATTACCTGGAATCCTGTCAGATCGGGATTTGGTAATGGAGGCGGCTATGACAGCCAAATTCAGCAATATGCGTGGGACAACAACAAGTACATGAATATCTATATCATGTTGGACTTGTACGATGACGGTTCAACAAATAATTCTGGTGTAGCCTGGTATCCAGATCAATGGATGACAGATAATAATCTGGCTCGTGTGGTCTACAATGGCCGATATTTGGGTTCTAACACAAGCGAAAACTTCAGAAGAGTGTTAACTCATGAGTTCGGGCACTACCTTAATCTTGCGCATACCTTTGACAATGGTTGTGCTTCTCCAGGAGATAATGTGAGCGATACACCATCCACTACTTCTAACGCTGGCACCTGTAACTACACGATAGAAACCTGTAGCGGTGCTGGTCCAGCCAATGGTGAGAACTTCATGGATTATTCTGAATGCTACAGAATGTTTACCCAAGGTCAGGTAGCTCGCATGGAGGCCGCTCTCGGTCATACTTCCCGACAACCCCTATGGCAACCATCTAACCTTTCAGCTACAGGAGTAGGCGGCATAGGTGCTCATTTGCTCTTATCTTCCACTTCTTTTCAGGAAGAATCAACCAATGACGGAACCGTAAACGGCCAAGCCAATATCACAGCAGAAAACGGAGCTTCTTTTGCTACAACTGGTTCCTTGACCGAGGGCGTACATTACACAACGGCCAATCTACCTTCCGGACTGAATATTTCGATTAACGTTAATAACAGTACTTCAGCTACTTTTACTCTATCAGGTGCAGCTAACAATCATAGTGAAGCCAACAGTTTAAGCGATCTTTCTGTTACCTTTCTGGATCCAGCCATAACTGGTGGAGCAGGCAGTTTGTTCAGCCCTACATTGACCATGGGCATTCAGTTCATTAATCCCTATCAAATTGTATATGAGGATATGGCAAACGTGTCAGCCAGTGCCTCCTCTACCTGGACGCATTTCACTCTAAATACTGGTGGACATGATTTTGGTGTATGGTACGACAACGGCAAACTGCGATTAGAGACCTACACCAAACCTATGATTTGTGAAGGAACTTCTAGAAATTTAACAAAATTGAATTTTGGAGACCTGATCAATGCCTCATCCAATTGGGTAGCAGGTGGCGCCTATCCGGATGAACATGATTTACGTTCTAGCGAATATACCGTATGGGATGGTTCCTCAGGATACATAGGTTTCCAGGTAACCAACAATCAAGGGTTAAACATTCATGGCTGGTTTAGAGTTACTGTTTCCGCTAATGGAAATTCATTCACCATTCATGACTATGCCTATAATGAAGATCCATCGGGATCGATCACGGCCGGTCAAACTACTGGAAATTCGGGTAATCCGCCAGTAGCTGCCTTCTCTGCTTCAGCCACAACAATAAATGAAGGAGAGTCCATTACCTTTTCCGATGAATCTACCCACTCTCCCACCAGCTGGAATTGGACATTTGAAGGAGGAACTCCTGCAACCAGCACAGATCAAACCCCTGAAGTGACCTACCCTACTGCAGGTGTCTATGAAGTAACTCTAGAAGTATCCAACGCCAGCGGAAACGATGTAATCACTCAGTCAAATTATATCACTGTCAATGGATCAAATAATCCAGATTACTGTGCATCCGCTGGCAACAGGGTTTCCTATGAGTGGATAGCCAATGTTTCGGTGGACAATTTTTCGAACGCATCAGGAGCTCAAACCTATTCGGATTTTACAGATCAAACAGTTGCTCTAACCAAAGGACAGAGTCATTCCATTTCTCTAACACCTGGTTTTGCTGGTTCAGCGTACAACGAATACTTCAGAATATGGATTGATTATAATCAAGATGGCGATTTTGAAGATGCTGGCGAGTTAGCCTTTGATGCGGGTTCTGCCTCAAACTCAACTGTGAATGGATCATTAACTCCTCCTGGTTCGGCTACCATCGGAAATACACGCATGCGAGTATCCATGAAATACAGCACCGCACCTACTTATTGTGGTGATCAAGGAGATGCGGAAGTCGAGGACTATACAGTCAACATCAGTGATGGCTCAACCAATCCACCTGCAGATTATTGTGAAGTGACTAATGGAGCACCAAGTGGTCAATACATCAAAAGAGTGCAAATAGGCTCTATTGATAATAGTACCACTTACGTATCTGGTGGCTATTCAGATTATACCTCACAAAGCACGACGCTCTCTGGCGGAAATTCAGCTTCTATCACGGTCACCCCGCACACCACCTGGAACGGTACTGGGGCTAAAGCCTGGATTGACTGGAATCAGGACGGCGACTTTGATGACGCTAACGAAGAAGTGCTTTCAGGATCCGGAACTGGTGGAAGCTATTCGGCAAATTTCAATGTACCGACTGGCGCAACGAATGGTTCGACCCGACTACGCGTGAGGGCCTTGTATGGAGGTACAATAAACCCTTGTGGAGAAGGTTACTTTAGTGAAGTGGAAGATTACACCATCCAAGTCACAGGAGGTGCAGCAGGGCCAATTAACCAAGAAGGTGTTTATGGTAGCGCAAAAATATACCCTAACCCTTTCAAGGATTTTATTCAACTGGATTTGACGGACTTTAAGGCCGAAGAAGTGGAAGTCACACTTTTCGATCTAACTGGAGCCATCAAGTTTCAACAGAATATTTCTTCGAGTGATCGACAATTGAGACTTGGAGCAAACCTAGAAGGTGGATTCTATGTTCTCCAAATCAGAACTGATCAACTACGTCAAGCCTTTCGCGTAGTCAAGTCAGAGTAACAAATTTAAAAAGAGGCTGTCTCAAAAGTAGTTCGTCATTGCGAACGCAGTGAAGCAATCTTATGATACGATCCGTATCCGAAGAATAAGATCACTTCGTTCCACTCGTGATGACGTAGATATTAGCTTTTGAGACAGTCTCTTTTTCCTTTATGGTGCTGTAGCCTTATACAAAATGGCTGCACTTGCTGCCTTTATCTGATATTCCGCACCAGCTTCTATAAATACACTCTCTCCTTTTTCACGACGTAGTTCTTTCTCACCTTCGAACATCGTGACTTCTCCGTCTAACACGATCAAGATCTGTGCGGTAGAAGCATCGCTTTTATAAATGTTTCCAGACTTCAATTCTATCTTACTCAGCTCAAAGTCAGGTGCCGGACTCTTATAAATTCGTTCTAAGCCATCCTCTTGCAACTCACCCTGCATGATATTTGGATGAGTCTCTTCAAAAGCCACGTGCTTGAGCAACTCAGGTACATCTACATGCTTTGGAGTCAAACCTCCGCGCAGCACATTGTCCGAGTTGGCCATTAGCTCCATATTTTGCCCTTCCATATAAGCATGCGGTATGCCAGCATCCTGAAAAACAGCTTCACCTGGATTGACTTTAACTATATTGAAAAAGTAGATCGAATAGATTCCCTTATCCAATTTCCCATCCTGACAAAAAGTTTTATAGGCTTTGGCTGCCCAGTAGTCCGCTGAAGACTTGACTAAATCCCCTGCTTCATATTTAGGTAGTACTCTTTCAATCAAAGGACGAAGCACCTTTTCTGTGGTATCATCTGACTCTTCCATTACCGTTTGGTACAGCCCCTTGTATCCGTCTGATTCAAATACTGAAATCAAATGTGACAACTCCGGCATATTGGATAAGGTCTCTTTCAATTTTGCTTCAGGCAAGAAACCATGCAACAACCAAAATTCGCTCAAGGCCACCATGATTTCAGGCTTGTGGTTGTCGTCTTTGTAGTTTCTATGCGGTGCACTGATCGGTATACCCAATTCGTTTTCCCTGGCAAAACCTTTTTCCGCCTCTGCCTTCGTCGGGTGCACTTGGATAGAAAGCATGTCATTCACATCCAAGACCTTAAATAGAAATGGTAACCTTCCGAATTTCGATTCTATTACTGGGCCTAAGATACTTTTCGGGTCTCCCTCAATAAACTCATTCAGAGGAGAATTTTTACTGTCCAAAATTGCTGGTGCATTGACATGGGCACCTAGCCAATATTCGGCATATGGTTTTTCTTCTGCTGTGATGCTCAATAATTGGGGAATATATGAACTGCCTCCCCAAGCATAGTTTTGAATTTTCCCTTTTATTGCGTGTACTTTCGACATGTGTTTATTCTAATCTTGAATGAGCGGGTGCCTGTTGTTTTGGCTTGCAATTTAGCAAGGATTATTAGTTCCAACTAACAACCAGACTAAGACAATCAAAGGGCACTATTAACTAATTCATTTGCTTGCTCGTATTCTTGATTCAGAAAATATTTGATCGCCTGGTGCACCATTGTTTCATCTACCTCGGCATCGTTTTCTATCTTTTTTAGCACTTGGTGTATGGATTCGGCCACGTCAAATTTAAAGACATCGATCTTCGTTTCCCTGGAATTTATTGCTGCAATATGAGACTCCGTTTGGATTAAATTTTTAAATCCGTTTTCTACACTGGGCTCAATTTCTGTTCCTTCGTTCCAGTCATTCCAGGTTTCAATCATAACATACTTCATGGGTATCTCTCCCTGATAACTATGGATATACATCCATGTAGAATCATAGGTAGCTCCACCGCTGCGAGATATGAGCCTATTGCCTCCCCATGAAGTATTTTTTCTATCATCAAACCCTGGCCATACACCTCCTCCACTAAATGAATAGGCTTTATTTTCAAATTTATTGATCTGATCATAGAAGTAATTCAAATACGGCTTGCCCCAGTTGGAACCATCAGCGAGCCATTCGCCGCCAGGCTGCACCCAAGGATAGAATGCATCTACATAGTCTTGAGTATTTTCACCTTCTCCGAAGGTATTCCAGATCAGCAGAGACTGACCTTTTCCAAATATCGAGTCCATTGACTCCTTTAATCCCTTGGCCGTAATGAATTTATTAGGGTAATCAAAGGAATAAAAAATAGGTTTTTGATCATAGATTAAATAATGTTTGTTGTCATCTACATATTTGGTTTTGAACTGAGATAGCTTCAATAAAGTAGTATCCAAAGGAGCTTCTAAGTCAAAACCCTGATCATCGAAACTCACAGCAAATTTGAAATTAAATCCATCCATACTAAGGCTGTCCAGTTCTCGAATAGCTTCCACCACACGCTCGAGTCCAATACGATCAAATTCATCCTTGACGTTGACCACGATACCGTTGATACCTGCACTCCAAGCCAATAACAGATGATAATAAATGGTG
The sequence above is drawn from the Reichenbachiella sp. genome and encodes:
- a CDS encoding sodium:proton antiporter, whose protein sequence is MHIFDIIAVLIFFSGLFIFVNTFYLKLPSSIGLSILALLLSFIVLIFGMVFPEFHLAEQVKAYDMEDVLVRFVLSVMLFAGALNIDFGKLGDQLIPVIVLAFLGVLISTFVIGTLIYYLLDFMNIELSYLGSLVFGALISSTDPVAITKIIHRHKLSVELENKISGEALLNGGIAIVLALFFVSLFREQEVSGSLSIGSSIWVMLRDLGGGLIVGLFFGWLGYQALKYIDNDEAQVEVLITMALVMVGSYTANYFNVSSMLVAVMSGLVIRNSEKSSDGESAVGYYVFKFWQLMEESLAAMLFVLIGFEMLVIPLRLDYFAAGFFALNIVLFARWISVFLPIKLLSSSHAFDKGTVSVLSWGALRGGLPVAVSLALSGFPGQEIIVTMTYVVVVCSVIYQGFTLGHVVRSYQSQQFQTK
- a CDS encoding M43 family zinc metalloprotease translates to MRGILSSIMILIGSFIFNQHALMAQQPEGIGCGTSKAMEELYRARPDAQQKAQEFNQLTKFFSQQQSNQRTAATSYTIPVVFHVFGTDFLGSSVTQAIIEDALQKTNEDFNGLNHDYGDVSAYFSGRKATLDIDFVLAKIDPNGNATTGITWNPVRSGFGNGGGYDSQIQQYAWDNNKYMNIYIMLDLYDDGSTNNSGVAWYPDQWMTDNNLARVVYNGRYLGSNTSENFRRVLTHEFGHYLNLAHTFDNGCASPGDNVSDTPSTTSNAGTCNYTIETCSGAGPANGENFMDYSECYRMFTQGQVARMEAALGHTSRQPLWQPSNLSATGVGGIGAHLLLSSTSFQEESTNDGTVNGQANITAENGASFATTGSLTEGVHYTTANLPSGLNISINVNNSTSATFTLSGAANNHSEANSLSDLSVTFLDPAITGGAGSLFSPTLTMGIQFINPYQIVYEDMANVSASASSTWTHFTLNTGGHDFGVWYDNGKLRLETYTKPMICEGTSRNLTKLNFGDLINASSNWVAGGAYPDEHDLRSSEYTVWDGSSGYIGFQVTNNQGLNIHGWFRVTVSANGNSFTIHDYAYNEDPSGSITAGQTTGNSGNPPVAAFSASATTINEGESITFSDESTHSPTSWNWTFEGGTPATSTDQTPEVTYPTAGVYEVTLEVSNASGNDVITQSNYITVNGSNNPDYCASAGNRVSYEWIANVSVDNFSNASGAQTYSDFTDQTVALTKGQSHSISLTPGFAGSAYNEYFRIWIDYNQDGDFEDAGELAFDAGSASNSTVNGSLTPPGSATIGNTRMRVSMKYSTAPTYCGDQGDAEVEDYTVNISDGSTNPPADYCEVTNGAPSGQYIKRVQIGSIDNSTTYVSGGYSDYTSQSTTLSGGNSASITVTPHTTWNGTGAKAWIDWNQDGDFDDANEEVLSGSGTGGSYSANFNVPTGATNGSTRLRVRALYGGTINPCGEGYFSEVEDYTIQVTGGAAGPINQEGVYGSAKIYPNPFKDFIQLDLTDFKAEEVEVTLFDLTGAIKFQQNISSSDRQLRLGANLEGGFYVLQIRTDQLRQAFRVVKSE
- the manA gene encoding mannose-6-phosphate isomerase, class I → MSKVHAIKGKIQNYAWGGSSYIPQLLSITAEEKPYAEYWLGAHVNAPAILDSKNSPLNEFIEGDPKSILGPVIESKFGRLPFLFKVLDVNDMLSIQVHPTKAEAEKGFARENELGIPISAPHRNYKDDNHKPEIMVALSEFWLLHGFLPEAKLKETLSNMPELSHLISVFESDGYKGLYQTVMEESDDTTEKVLRPLIERVLPKYEAGDLVKSSADYWAAKAYKTFCQDGKLDKGIYSIYFFNIVKVNPGEAVFQDAGIPHAYMEGQNMELMANSDNVLRGGLTPKHVDVPELLKHVAFEETHPNIMQGELQEDGLERIYKSPAPDFELSKIELKSGNIYKSDASTAQILIVLDGEVTMFEGEKELRREKGESVFIEAGAEYQIKAASAAILYKATAP